In the Ricinus communis isolate WT05 ecotype wild-type chromosome 3, ASM1957865v1, whole genome shotgun sequence genome, GGCTAAAAGAGCCAAAGCAAATTGTGACAGCCTGACCTAGAGAAACGGTCCGACAATGACGGGAAGTGAACGTCGGGGTAAAGATAAGATGCCTAGACAAGGAGTGGTttctggcaggcttctaggatgacaacactctaaggtacgagaatacatgaatgaatcgaattatACATCAAAATGGAgtggggaatggttgataCCATATGAGAGTTAGAACTAATCACACGAGGCGCCTTTTGATTGTTTGACTATGGAGTGGTAGGCACTCCGAAGTTAAATGTGTTTGGTTCAGAAAAATTTCAGAATTGGTGACCTCCTaggaagttctcgaacccaCCAAAAggacaaaaccgtgaggccagTAGAGGCCAAAgtggacaatatctcatgtgatctggttcTGAGACGTTacaaatggtatcagagcaggaccCCTCTAGTAAATGTGTGGTTTGAGGACGAACCAGGCGGAAGctggtgggcatgtgacagCCTGACCTCGAGAAGCGGTCCGACGAGAGCGGAAAGTGAATGCTGGGGCAAAGGTAAGATGCATGGACAAGAAGCGGCTTCTGGCAGACTTttaggatggcagcactctaaggtacaagggtacatgaatgaatcgaattacACATCGAAATGGGAtggggaatggttgataacatatatgtaaagagttagAACCAATCACATGATTCGCCTTTTGGTCGTTTGGCTGTgaagttgtaggaactccgAAGTTAAATgtgcttggttcagagaaTTCTAGGATGGGGAATCTCTTGGAAAGTTCTCGAACCCTcccaaagggacaaaaccgtgagACAGGTGGAGGCTAAAGCGAACAATATCTCATATAATCTCGTTTTGGGTCGTTACACAAATCAAATTTCCTTCCCTAAATAAACAAGAGGgcatatatatgttaaataaaactaaaacacAACATAATTGAGACTTACAAAAAAAAGTATGAGAAATTTTCCGCTAATAACTtccttcatttttaataaattgtgTCTTTTTCTAATACTAATCAATGACGCAGATGAGATTTCTTAAAAGGGTTTTACGGGTGATTTGTTTACATCCAATGGCTCATAATGCTATAAAATATCTCCTAAATAAATCTTATATGCTGTCTTTTATTTAGTACTCAAAATATGccattaacaaataaaaaagtgaaatatgatattttaatttattttctatatctataatacattatatgaaattataatagtattaaaattgaaatatattaatctctaattaattctattaggattagaatattaatcactaattaattctattaaaattaaaatattaaattaattatatatataattaggataggattgattaattataagagtaagtttttttaaaactatatagaaattatttttatataaaatacataGAGATTCTACAGTACCTGCTCAAGATCATCGCAAGAGGCTACCTCCACAAAGAGCCAAAGCAAATCAGTTTTCCTTCCTTCTATAATAAGGTatcaataatcaaaattaaataaagggtatatatatatatgttaaaataggGTTTATAAAACAGAGAAATTAAAACACAACATAATTGgaacttataaaaaaaatggaaaattttatgttaataatttttttaaaagaaattgtgCCTTTTTAGAGTAGTAATACTAACCAATGACTAAGTTGAGATTTCTTAGAAGGGTTTAGCAATTGATTTCTTAAATCCAATGGTTCATATATAATgctataaaatatttcttaaataaatcttGGATGTTGTCCCCTCTTTAGTACTcataatatgattaattaGGTTATTTAGTTTACTTTAATGTGGCTCATGCcattaacaaaaatatgatattttaatttaatttatattctataatacatcatatgaaattataataatattaaaactgaaatacattaattactaattaattttattaagattagaagattaatcactaattaattatattagaattaaaaaattaaattaattatatatagaattaatgatatgatataattagtaattactGATTAATTATaaggttaatttttttattattatataaaaattattcttatataGAGTATcactgtataaatattttactattttttaaacacTATTGGAAGAGGTTACTTCCATAAAGAgtcaaaacaaatcaaattccCTTCCTCCCacgaaaagaaatataaaataaaaattaaacaaaaagcACGTCACATTATGGCAAGGTAATGTTTGAATATTTCACTTGTTTGATGGGACTAttctctaaatatatatacgcgtcgttatattttattttacaattaaatcaatttagaAAAGATATAAAGTTAGAACAGGGTAATGTTAATAATTAgtgattaattataatagtattttaattggtttaattttttttcttttgtagttatatatataataaattttaattattttgaaagaaatcttaaaaaattaaatatatccttacaaattaatgatttataactaattaataaaattaataatcaacttgtttaatatatattttcagtCTGGGCCATAAATTTATAGGGTATTGCCGCATTGGAATGCtctctctatttttctttttttttaaataataaaatccaaaagcccagatatcattttctaaaatagcaaaatACAAACCCCAATCGACTACTCTTGAACGATATGCTCTCTCTAATCAAGTTTCGACAGCGCCGATGACTGTCACTGCCGCCTCCGCCGCCTCTGCTGTCGACGTCGACTACATTGTCGCTTCCAACTTCCTTTCCTAGTTTTAGCAGGTGGTCTCTTATCAGTTAAATCTTAATTCCCATTAGTAATAGTTTTATTAACATCTGAATTCAGTTGTTTTAATTTGAAGCTGCTTTAACCTAATCTCATCTTTATGActtcaattttgaataatCATGGGTCTAATTTCTATTATATCCTCCACAAAAACCTGTGTTATCTAACAAACAGACATTTGGAGTGCATAATCATGTATCACATTTGCCCTACTTAATTTCAATACAAGAATCATGTTTAGGGaatattgtatttttcttcCTTCTGCTTGATTATGGAAACTGGAGAATAAGTGAAcacctttctcttttttttttttggataatATAGTGTAGAATTTTAAAGTCAATGTAAAATGAttgattttagagtttattatgtaaaatgaTTGATTTTGGAGTTTGTTATGtacctttttaaatttgagaagactgctattttcataattttatgaGCACAGGGTTGCATTTGATTTATGGATTTTCTTTGAAGGTTGAATGATATTATATAGGAGGTTTGATTGGGATTGCTAATAGATAACTGATTTGCTAAACTTGTTTGGCTACTTGCACTTTTTTCAGTTTTCTCATTTCATTTCATGTCAATGCAATTGCATTCAGTTGATAAATTTTCTACGTCAGAGGATACTGACTCTCCTTCTGGTTTGTGTTGCATCATTAGACTATACAAACAAACATCTGCAGTCAGATAAGTCTCAGAAAGCTAAAGGCAAACAAACATGCAAACAGCTTCTCATCTCCATTCGGGTTTTTACATTTCCAACAGGCATGTGCCCTTTAATGTGTGTGTTAGCCTCATTTTTCTCCTTCAGCAAATAATTTCAGTTGGAGCTTTAATGTTTAAACACATTGCAGAAGAAGCTATGTCAAGCCAAATGGGTGGATGGAGATTAAAGGCGTAAACTCCAGTCAACTTAGCTTCAGTGGCTTAGCTCACAATCATAGGCTTCTATCAACTGAGCAACAAACCAAATTGTTTGTGATTCCCAATGCAAACGATGGTCACCCATCTGTTACTCTTTTAGATGAAGAACCAAATAGTAACCATGCTCCTAGTTCTGAAGCAGAGACTTTCTTAAGCAAATGGTCACCTCCTGGGTACCTTTGGAGGGGACTGTCAGTTTTGGTTGTTGCAGGACAGGTAATTATCAGGATTTTAAAGGGAAAAGTCCACTGGAGAAATACTCTTCAGCAGCTGGAGAGAGTTGGACCAAAGTCAGTTGGGGTCTGTCTATTGACATCTGCATTTGTAGGCATGGCTTTTACCATTCAATTTGTAAGAGAGTTTACCAAACTAGGATTGCAACGATCTGTTGGTGGTGTATTAGCACTAGCCTTTTCAAGAGAATTGAGTCCTGTAGTCACATCAATTGTCGTTGCTGGGCGGATTGGGAGTGCATATGCAGCAGAATTGGGAACAATGCAGGTTTCCGAGCAAACAGACACATTGAGAGTTCTCGGCACAAACCCTGTTGATTATTTGGTGACTCCTAGAGTGATTGCTTCTTGTGTTGCTCTACCACTTTTGACACTTATGTGCTTCACAGTGGGACTGGCATCCAGTGCCATACTAGCTGATGGTGTCTTTGGAGTTAGCATTAATATCATACTGGATTCAGCTCAAAGAGTACTTAAATCGTGGGATATAATTAGCGCAATGATCAAGTCACAAGTTTTTGGTGCGATCATATCAATTGTAAGTTGTGCATGGGGAGTTACTACTTCTGGAGGCGCCAAAGGTGTTGGGGAATCAACAACTTCGGCTGTGGTTATCTCACTTGTAGGCATCTTTATTGCAGATTTTGCACTATCATATTGCTTTTTCCAGGGTGTTGGAGATTCTCTGAAGAATGCTATGTGAATACTTTGAACCTCTGTTAatgaaattttagttttaactATTGTTCATCTAATGAGTAGTGCATATACAAGGGTTTCTGAATATTGTTTGATTTATAAGTGGATTGTGGCAATTTAGATAGATAACATAAACTGAATCAGAACTCATGTACAAGGAGTCAATTGAAGTAGGAAGTTGGGCTTGAACTCATGTGAATGCAGATCTTTCTTAATAAATCATACTTAAGTGGCTATAATTTCATGAATTAATTACATTTTCCCCCCTTTTTCTGTATGCAATTCTTGATGCAAGTGGTGACTACTGCTTCACTATCCATAGTGGCATATGACTATCGAGCTGCATTCTTAGTTCTCAGTGTCGCCATATGATTTGCCTAGTAAAATCCCTGCTCCTTATGATTACAGTTcctcaataattttaattttacttcaATTATTGGTTGGGTGCAGGGCCACTAATTGCACAGCATAaaaccttctttctttttttcactttttctcCTGACAAACTTTGTTGGGTTGAATAAAAATCGAAACACAAGGAAAAGGAAACAATTGCTTGAAGAGAATAATGaatcattattattgtttttcctAATTTGTATATGGGAATGAGGGGATCATTCCTTCTTCAATTAAGCTACTGAATCTGATGTTATCATATTAACCTTAAAacgtttttattcttaatttcaaCACTAATTATGGTTAAATGAAACAGAATGATATAAATCCCTTTCTTTACCATTAGAATCTCTAtaacttcaatttttttacagtaaataaataattataccaaatcaatatatacatatttctatataagttctgattctttttgtataaatgaattttttttataaaatctctTAAAATCGATCATATAGAAGTGCTTTTTCATTTAGtaatacataataaataaaatagataattaaactTCTACTTGAGCAACATTTTGCATGAAGATCATCATGTCTTTCATATGATGATTATTGTATACGAGTTTTGATTTTTTCGccattaattttagttaaaattcaGTCGAAAGTACATGTTTTATGAGTTTAAGGACTCGCACATGCACGTTTTATGAGTTTAAGGACTCGcgcttaaacaaaattagtaataaaaaGTATGATTATCCTCAAAATAAACTTGGTACCtccaatttttaattttctttcttttatttttttccgtTATTATTAGTTACTTTAATATTGACCGAAGCACTATATCCCATTTCACAGGCGGCAAAACACA is a window encoding:
- the LOC8278607 gene encoding protein TRIGALACTOSYLDIACYLGLYCEROL 1, chloroplastic, whose product is MQTASHLHSGFYISNRRSYVKPNGWMEIKGVNSSQLSFSGLAHNHRLLSTEQQTKLFVIPNANDGHPSVTLLDEEPNSNHAPSSEAETFLSKWSPPGYLWRGLSVLVVAGQVIIRILKGKVHWRNTLQQLERVGPKSVGVCLLTSAFVGMAFTIQFVREFTKLGLQRSVGGVLALAFSRELSPVVTSIVVAGRIGSAYAAELGTMQVSEQTDTLRVLGTNPVDYLVTPRVIASCVALPLLTLMCFTVGLASSAILADGVFGVSINIILDSAQRVLKSWDIISAMIKSQVFGAIISIVSCAWGVTTSGGAKGVGESTTSAVVISLVGIFIADFALSYCFFQGVGDSLKNAM